TATTTTATGCCCACCCTATTATCGATCATTGGTCAAAGATAATCGATCATTGTTCCCCAAGCCATCCAGTTAAATTTTGCTGCTGTACTTCGGACAAGTTACTTTTAACTGCTACTTCATAACGGCTGGGTTGAGATTCACTCAAGGTAACGGGCAAGGTTTTAAGTCGATCTTGATGAAAAACTGTAATTTCGATTGTATCTTTAACCTGATGGTCTTTTAACCGTTCATTAAGAGATTCAGCAGTAACTTTAATTCCGTTGATTGCTAATAGCTCATCATCAGCATCAATTCCCGCTTTGCTTGCAGGAGATTCGGCAGCAACAAATTTAATTATTTCTCTATTATTCTCCGACTGTACTTTGATTCCTATATAGGGCGTGTCTGATTCGGTAATAGCTTTCAAGTATAAGCCAAAGGGTTCAAAGTAGTCATCCAAAGGTAATTCGACCGTAGTTTCAATATAGCGAGAGAAAAAATCATCTAAGTTTTCTTCGGCAACTTCGGCTATCACTTCTCTTAATTGAGTTTCACTAAAGCCTATTTCATCCTGTCCAAAACGCTGCCACATTAGCTGCATCACATTATCGAGCGATCGCTTATTATTATGTTTAGCTCGAATTATTAGATCTAGCAGCAGAGAGACAAATTGCCCTTTGAGGTAATAGGAAATCTGATTATTATCGCTATTGGCATCGCGACGATAGAGTTTAATCCAGGCATCATAGCTAGACTCTCCCAATGGTTGAACTTTGCGTCCTTGGGTATTAAGGTACTTAGTAAGATCTTTACTCAGGTTTTTTAGACAGGTTTGACGATTATATATTCCTGCCCGTAAAGGAATTAAAAGATCGTAATAGCTAGTTGTTCCTTCGCAAAACCACAGAGAAGTAGTGTAGTTTTCTGCATCGTAATCAAATACTTCTAAAGCCTTGGGGCGGATGCGTTTTACGTTCCACAGATGGAAAAATTCGTGTGCCACTAACTGCATAAAACGTTCGTATTTCTCGCGATCGCGAAACCCAAATCGAGGATAATTTAAAGTACAGCTATCCTTGTGTTCCAAACCTCCGTAGCCACTTCCTGAGAGGTGTAGCAGAAACAAATACTGTTCATAAGGTAAACCGCCAAACATCTCGGCTTCTACTTCAATGATCTTTTTGGTATCGGCAATTATTTGTTCAGGGTTGGCGTTACCTTCACTCCAAATAGCTAAAGAATGAGGCTTATTTAGCACCTCAAAACTATGTACCTGCTGTGTCCCTACTTCTACAGGAGTATCGACCAACGTGTCAAAATCTGGGGCAACAAAAGTATTGGTTTCTGCTTCTATTTTGGGCAAGGTTGTCGTAACCTGCCAATCCGACTGTGGAGTTATAATTTTGACTGTAATTGGCTGTTGTTCTAATCCAGGCACATAAAAGAACAAAGCTGCACCATTAAAATAGCCATGAGTAGCATCTAAATGATTGGTGCGTACCGTTAATTCATTGGCAAAGATACGATAGCTAACTGTTATTTCCGAACAGTCTTTTGTTGCTACCTGCCAATGATTTTTACTGATTTTTTGACAAGTTAAATTCTGTTTGTTGCTATCTTGCGCCACAAAATCTTGTACGTGTCTAGCATATTCTCTTACTAAATAAGAACCAGGAGTCCAAACTGGCATTTTGAGATCCAAGCTTGTTGACTGCCAATTTTTTACTTGTAAGCTGACTTCAAATAGGTGAGAAGCAGGTTGGGACATAGCAACTTGATAAAACAAGGTTGCTTTTTTTTGAGTAGGTTGTGGCTGACGAGTAGCCGTGGCTTCAGTCATTAAGCTTTCTTTGGGTAGACAAAATCAAATACAGATAGGAATGCAAGTCTATATTTTATCTATATCTTGTAGATTGCCCAAACTAAACAACCTATCAAATTCAAATGATGGAGGCTGTTGCTTTATAAGTTACGTAACTATGCTATAAATATTAAGGATTGTGAAATAAAAGCAATATTTTGTAATATTCCTGGAATAGTCCCAGATTAACTCGCTGTTGCTACCAGGAATCGCATATTTATTCTTCTTCTCACGCATTTTTTTGAGTGGGACGGTTTTCATGCACATTAAGTAAACGTTCTTAGAGACAAATTGTTCGGTCAGATCGTCTACAGGCGATTAAAAACACAATATTTAGATCATTAACACAGATTCTATGACAGCAACATTACCAGCATCGCCAAAAAGTTTAAAATCGACCCAATTAGATGACAATATCAAACTTAGAGATATTATCAACACACTACCTAAAGAAGTTTTTATTAAAAATCCTCGTAAGACATGGTCAAAGCTAGTTATTAATGTCTTGTGTGTTGCTGTAGGCTACTGGACAGTGGCAGTTTCACCCTGGTATTTACTACCTGTTGCTTGGATATTTTTAGGCACAAGCTTACAAGGCTTTTTCGTCATCGCCCATGACTGTGGTCATCGTTCCTTCTCTAACCGTATTTGGGTAAACGATTTAGTAGGACACGTTATGACTTTGCCAATTATTTATCCCTTCCATGCTTGGCGTATCTTACATAACTATCATCACAAGCATACAAATAAGCTGGATGTGGATAACGCCTGGGCTCCTTTTACTCCTGAGACGTATGATAATTGTTCTTCCACTATACAGTGGCTATATCGTCGAATGCGCGGTTGGTTTTGGGGATTTGGTTCAATTATACATTGGGCAAAACTGCACTTTATTTGGAGTAAATTTGAAGGTAAACAAAGAGAACAGGTTCGCTTATCAGTACTAGTAGTTCTAATTGGCGGTGGTATTGTATATTCCACTTTGTTTATCACTACAGGATTTGTTGGCTTAGTTAAGTTTTGGCTTATGCCTTGGTTGGTATATCATTTCTGGATGAGTACCTTCACCATGTTCCATCACACTATGCCTGAAATTCCTTTCAAGGCAGAAAATGAATGGAATGAAGCCCGCGCTCAACTATCGGGTACTGTCAACTGTAAGTATCCTTGGTGGGTAGAGTTTCTTTGTCACGATATTAACGTGCATATTCCTCATCACCTAACTACAGGGATTCCTTGGTATAACTTGCGTTTGGCTCACGATAGTTTGGTAGAAAATTGGGGTGATTATCTTTATCCTGACTGTACCTTTAACTGGGAATTAATTCAGAAGGTAACTAAAGACTGTCATCTGTATGAGGAAAAAAATAACTATCAAAGTATAGAAAAGTACTGCTCGTCTAAATCAACTATTTAATAGTTATTGAACTTGCTCACCTAATCATCCGTTGGAAATATGAACAAGCTTAAGCTGTGCTAACGATTATGGCTTGTGGGATATGGTAAATACTGTATCCTTTTTTTTACTCTTTTGGTAGGTCGAAACGATTGAAAACTAATTGGACTTTAAGCGATTAGTTAACCTTGCTTTCAATTCAGATTTAATACGATTGAGAATTGATTCTTCATCTAAAGAATCAAGAATTTTTTGGACTACTACCTTAGGACTTTGTTCTCCCCAGGATGCTCCATTGGCTAGATAGGTTTTTGTTATCTGCCCAATAGCGTAAGAAGATACACCCCCTACTCCCCCTTGAGCGATCGCCACAGATAAATAGGGAGCAAGGGACAAACCTCCCGTGGCAGGAATAGCCAAGCCTAAAATTCCTTTAAGAGAGCTTAATCCTAGAGTGGCAAGCAGTTCGCTTGCACTAATTCCCCCCATGCTCAAAGCAATACTCTTTAAAAGTTTTACTGCTCCTGATTGAGTCATGGTAATGCCGTACAGACGGGATAGAGAAATAATTATCCCCACATCAATAATTGCTCCAGAGAACAAATCGATCGCCGTGACGGGATTAAGAGCGATCGCCATCGCTTTGACCATTATTCCCTTATTAATAAGCTCATTGGCAGCCTGATCACGAATTGCCAGCTTACGCTGTAGTAGCTGCTCGTTTACTTCATCAGCAAACAGCATACTGTTAAGAGCCACCAGAGATTTTCCTTCACGGTGTAATAATTCCAGAATTTTAAGCTGCAAAGATGCTACCTGTGGTTTTCCTAGAATCCGCTGCACCTTAATTTTGCCTGCTTTATCTTTTATCCCTCTAACTTCAATCGGCGATGCAGCCACCATAATAATTTCATCGGGGGAAATTAATTCTTTAACTCTCTCTTCTTTTATTTTTTGGTAGATAGCTAGCCTGTCGGCTTGGGGATATTGATCGATTTTATTAAACACCAACAGCATTGGTTTACCTGCTTCTCTGAGCTTTGCTAAAGCACGATATTCCACCTGGGTAATATCCCCTGAAACCATAAATAAGATTAGATCGACTCGTTTAGCCAAATCACACGCCAAAGCTTCTCTGGCTTCGCCGTTAACCTCATCAATTCCTGGAGTATCGATTAGTTGAATTTGTCCTGCTTTGCCTGGGATGATCAGGCGTTGAAGATTTTCAGAAGTTTCGGCAATTTGTTCTGGGGTTAGATGCCAGTTTATCGTATCTATACTGCGAGTTACTCCGTGAAGCGCGCCTGTGGGAAAAATATTTTGCCCTACCAAGGCATTTAGGACAGAAGATTTGCCTCTACCTACCATGCCAAAAGCTGCAATCTGCACTACCGAATGCTCTAGCTTATCAAGCATAAAACTCAAGCGATCGATCTCTGATTCTAAGCCAGCTTGTTCTTCGGCAGTTAGATCGATATTACTAATTACATCCCGTAAAGAATTTTGAGCTTGACGATAATTTAACTCAGCCGTAATTTCTTCAAAGCTAAAAAGCGTTTGTTCCAACTCTGTCTTATTTTTAGCTTCCTTTTTTGACAACTCACAATCCCCCTTGTTAGTAATCAGTAATTAGTTATCAGCGATCGCTGCTTGAAGCAACCAAATTATATCGATCTACAGAATATCTAATTTGTACACTGCGTAAGTCTGAGAATAATCAAAATGAAATTTAATTTTCTTCTAAACGCTTCAAGGATATTTCTGCTGCTTCTTTTACTTGGGGGTGTATATCTTTAGCTAAAAACTTCAAGGCAGATATGCTTTTCTCTGTTTTCAAATTACCGAGTGCTTCTGCTAACCTTTGGCGAATTAACCAATCTTCTGAACCAGCAAAAGTAAGGATTTTATCTACTGCTTCGGTGGCTTTGATTTCTCCTAAGGCTGCGATCGCTGCCTGCTGAAGAATTACTTCCTCACTATCTAAAGCCTCCATTAATAATTCCTTGGCGCGAATATCCTGCAAATTACCGAGAGAAACCGCAGCACTAAATCTGACTAGCCAATTGTCATCTTCATAAAATGCTCTCACCAGATGTTCAAAGGCGCGAATATCATTTAAGTAGCCCAATGCCCCTGCTGCATCTGCCCGAATGCCATAATCTGGATCGGTTGCCAGTAAATCTATTAGCAGTGGGAAACATTCCTCGGTTGGCTTTACGCCTAAAGCAAATACCGCCATCGAACGTACAGGAAGTATTTCATCATTTAAAACTTTTTTAATTAAGGGAACAGCGTCTTCTGGTGCAACTTGTCTCAAGGAAGTTAAAGCCAATAAACGATCCTTAGAATTAGGGCTTTCTAGCTGCCTAGCAATTTTTTCTAAATCTGGCATTTGGGTGATAGTTAGTTATTAAATCAGGACTATTTTTATCTTAGAGGTTTTAAATAATAATACTTAAGAGACTTTCCCTACTTGCCAACTATAGATACCTAGTATAGAGATCGGATTGACCAACGCTCAGGCAACGCGAAAAGAGGAAAGACTCCCGCGCATGGTTCGACATCGCAAAGCATTCCGATAGCGAAACAGATGGAGAATTAAGGAGATCGCTACGCTAATCGCCATCAAAATCGATCTGGATCTACTTTTAGAGCCAATTTCCTAATAGTACATAAGGAGCCCAATAAAAGGGATGTTTGTACCAGGAGCTATGAAGTAAAGATAGTTGTGCTTGTCTGACGGCATCTGCCTTGGGAAGTTTTTTATCAGCTAATTCATGATAAAACTCGCTCATAAGTTTGGAAGTTGCACGGTCGTTGACTGACCAAAGAGTGGCTAAAGTGCTTCTTGCTCCAGCGCGCACCGCCATTCCTGCTAATCCTAGGGCTGCCCGTTTGTCTCCTGATGCTGTTTCACAGGCACTTAAAACCAAAAGTTCAATGGCATTATCTTGACTAGGATTTCTAGTCTGTAAAATACTGTCTAGCTCGTTAATATTAATACGCTTATTCCAGGTTAGAAGAAAAGTATCTTCTAAGGTCGAACTAAACTGACCATGAGTAGCAATATGGACAATCGGATAGTCGGTAAATTTAATTTCTTGCTGCAAGGCTTTAGCTGTAAAATTTTGATTCAGCAGAGTAACACCATCAACCATATTTCCTATTTCTTTTAGCTCAGATTCAACATAATTTAGCGCAGAAAAACCTTGTCTGCTTTTAGTTAATCCGGCGATAATTGTTTTTAATTTAACCTGTTCTAAAGGATGGGGAGCGAGTAACTGCAACCCAGGAGTCAAAGCAATGCTATAGTCTTCAATCAGAAATTTTTGACCATCGTATAAAGCTCCTAAAGGAATGCTACGAAAAGCTCCATCAGGAACAAAAACTAAAGTCTTAATTTGACTGTTAGCTAGATCTTCTAAAGCAGGACGAATTAGCAAATCATACAGCTTGCTGGCTGGACTGTAGAAATTACGGCGACTTCGTACTACAATATTATGACGTAATTGGGCAATAATTTTTTCTAATTCAACTTGTGAGATGTCTGCTTGATAATGCTTGAGTGGTTTATGGGGCAAACTGAGAATTACTTCTAGGCGATCGCTTAAAATAATCGGATAAATTACGGCTGCTTGAGCATCTATGCTTTCTATATTTACTGCTTGAGCATCTAAACACGCCTCTCTAAAAAAGTTATTTAATTCAGCTAACTGAAGAGACTCAATAACTTTTCTGCCTCCTTCTAGATTAGCCTGACTGACTTCTTTTCCTGGTTCGGCTTCTAGTAACAAGCTTACCAATTCTCGATAAACAGGCTCAACACTGCTACTAAATGAATATTGAATATCAGGATTAATAGCAACCAGATCTTGACTTAGAGATTGTAACATTTCTACCGCTTGAGAATAATAAGCGATCGCCTGAGAACGATTTCCTAAAGCCCGATTAATTCTACCTAATTGCCATTGCCAAAGATAAATAATTTCTGGTGCATTTAGGTCTTGAGCTAAAACTAAAGCCTGTTGCGTGTATTTCTGGGCATTCTGCCAATCTCGATCTTCTTCGATCTGTCCTTGTAACCCCAAGATATAGGATTGGGCTTTGATATAATCTAGAGCCTTTGCCTGCTGAAGCGTATTAACAAGGAATTGCTCTATTGCTGAGAAGGTAGGAACTTTGTTCGTTATAGCTTTTGATGACGATATATGCCTTAATTCAACTAGATTATAGGCAAAATTGATTTTCTGATTGATGTTTGTTCTACTATTTGGCAATTGATTAAATTCAGCTTGAATAGTAGGAATCAACTCTTGGCTGCGCTGCCAAGAGCGAGTTTTTGATAAAAGATTAATCTGAGCTAAATAAATTTGCAGAGGTAAATCAGTTCTCAAGCAATTAGGCTGCTGCCGACATATCTCTAACCCCTGTTGATACTTTTTTAAAGCTTTTTGTGATTCTGGTTGATAGCTATTACCCAATGCTAATAGGGTTTTAACCTCTTCTTCTGGAGCATTTATTTTGGCTGCAATTGCCAAACTTCGTTCTAGAATTTGTTTTGACTGGTTATTTTGACCTACAAGACGCAAAATATCACCATAGCTTCTCAGTCCTGTAGCTTTGAGCAGAGAATCTGGCTCTTGTGCCAAACGCTTCTTTACCTCAGCTAAGGTTTTTACAGCACGATAGTAAAGCCCTAATTGCTTAAAAGCACTGGCTTGATTAATAGATGCGCGAATCACCCCTAGATCATTGCCAGACTCTTCATAATTAACTTTTGCCTGTGACCAAGTTGCGATCGCCTGTTCTACTTTTCCCTGACTTAGCTGGATTATTCCTTGGTTATTAAACACCTGTGCCAAAGCGCGAATGTGTTCTGGAGAATTAATCTCAGGCTTTTGGTTTAGTAATTGCAAACTAGCGGTTATCTTGGCTGTGCTTTGCTGCCAATTATTTAATTGGCTGTAAGCTAAAGCTAGATTGCTCAAAATCCTTGCTTGACTCAAAGAGTCTTCAGAATCAGCATAAATCAACTCAGCCTGATGCCAGAGCTTGAGAGCGTGTGCAAACTGGCTAAGAGAATAAAAATATTTGCCTTCTGCCTCAAGCTTCTCTGCACTTTTAGAAGTAACAACTGTTTGCTCGTAGGTTGTAGCCAGAACAGCAGGAATTTGATAAAGGTCAAAAACTAAACTAGTTGATAATCCTACTATGGCAAAAACAAACAATAATAAATAACGCTGTCTGAGCTTGGAAGACATGATAGGAGTAATAAAAATAAAGATTATATTTACCCCTATACTTCCCAATTCTCCAGCTACATCTACCAAATAGGGGCGAACAGCCCTTCGCCCTTACATTAATTACTGACGTTACGCATTTAATCTAACTCCTGTGACGGGGTGACGGGAAGATGAAGAGACGAGGTGACGAGGCAACGGGGCGACGAGGAGAAACTACGCAGGTAGCAAGTCTATCTCCAAGTCTCCAAGTCCCCAAGTCCCCAAATCCCCAAGCCTGACAGATCGATGAGTGCGTAACATCAGTTAATCAGTTCTTTAAGAGAATTCCTGTCCTAAATACTTGGCTACGGTTTGTACGTCCTTGTCACCTCTGCCTGAACAGTTAAAGACAATTCTTTGTTTCCCCGTCAACTGAGGACAGAGTTTTTCTAAATAGGCAAAAGCATGAGCAGTTTCTAAGGCGGGAATAATGCCCTCTAATTCTGACAAAAGACGCAAGGCGGCGATCGCTTCGATATCAGTAACGGCATAATATTCCGCCCTTTTGGTATCTTTTAAATAACTATGCTCTGGCCCAACCCCAGGATAATCTAAACCAGCACTGATTGAATGTGCCTCAATTATTTGTCCTTGAGTATCTTGTAATAGATAGCTCATAGCACCGTGTAACACGCCTGGTTTTCCTTCGGTTAAAGTAGCAGCGTGTTTGCCCGAAGCCACGCTTTCTCCTGCTGCTTCGACACCAATCAAACGCACGCTCTTTTCGGGGATAAATTCATAAAAAAGTCCGATCGCATTTGAACCACCGCCGACACAGGCAATCATAATATCGGGCAGTCCGTTCCACTTTTCGCTACATTGCTCACGGGTTTCTTTGCCAATTACGGCATGAAAATCTCTCACCATCATCGGGTAAGGATGAGGTCCTGCTACCGAGCCTAGTATATAGTGAGTGCTTTCAACGTTAGTTACCCAATCTCGAATTGCTTCACTAGTAGCATCCTTGAGTGTACCTGTCCCCGCCGAAACGGGTTCAACCCTTGCTCCTAAAAGACGCATCCGAAAGACATTGAGCTTTTGTCTTTCCATATCTTCTACGCCCATGTAAATAATACATTCCAAGCCAAAGCGAGCGCAGACGGTGGCTGTTGCTACTCCGTGTTGTCCTGCCCCTGTTTCGGCAATAATTCGCTTTTTGCCCATACGAATTGCTAATAAAGCCTGAGCGATCGCATTATTGATTTTGTGCGCTCCCGTATGGTTTAGGTCTTCTCTTTTGAGATAAATTTCAGGTTGAAAATCAGGACGAGCATAATGTTGACTAAGACGTTCAGCAAAATAAAGAGGATTAGCTCTACCAACATAATCTTTTAATAACCCCTGTAGCTCTTTTTGAAATTCAGGGTCATTTTTGTATTTGTTATAGGCAGTTTCTAATTCAGCTAAAGCGGGCATCAATGTTTCAGGTACATATTTCCCTCCATAAGGACCAAAGCGTCCTAGCTCATCTGGTACATTTGCTGAAGCTTTAATAGGAGTAGCAGTCATAAAAGTGTTTTGTAATTTTAATAGCAGGTGCTATGACAATTTTACAATTATTCATAACCTCTGATGTGAATTGTCTTTATGTATATTATGCAAAAAAGTTTGGCGTTGCTAATTTCATCAGGTGATCCCCGCGCATGGTGAAACATAATTTCGATCCGCTTTGTTCTAAGGCGGACAGACGCGCTGCACAGGCAAGCTGGATAATAATCTGACAAAAAAAGAATGTTCGAGTAAAGATTTAGGGGACATCAATCAACTCAATTAAGAAAATCCATGTCTGGATTCAGCAACGCCAAAGGTTTTAAGAATGTGAAGCCTAATAATTCTCTTAAAGTTATTCTGCTAATGCTTTGTTTTGGCGGTTTTTGCTGGCTAAGCTTTAAACTAATTGATAAGTACACTCATATACAACAATTTAAGCAAGCCAACAATTTACTAAACCTCAAGCAATATTCTTTGGCGATTGATGCTTATGACAAGTTATTGCCAACGATGATCGGGCAAAAACACCCTATATG
This DNA window, taken from Pleurocapsa sp. FMAR1, encodes the following:
- the trpB gene encoding tryptophan synthase subunit beta, with translation MTATPIKASANVPDELGRFGPYGGKYVPETLMPALAELETAYNKYKNDPEFQKELQGLLKDYVGRANPLYFAERLSQHYARPDFQPEIYLKREDLNHTGAHKINNAIAQALLAIRMGKKRIIAETGAGQHGVATATVCARFGLECIIYMGVEDMERQKLNVFRMRLLGARVEPVSAGTGTLKDATSEAIRDWVTNVESTHYILGSVAGPHPYPMMVRDFHAVIGKETREQCSEKWNGLPDIMIACVGGGSNAIGLFYEFIPEKSVRLIGVEAAGESVASGKHAATLTEGKPGVLHGAMSYLLQDTQGQIIEAHSISAGLDYPGVGPEHSYLKDTKRAEYYAVTDIEAIAALRLLSELEGIIPALETAHAFAYLEKLCPQLTGKQRIVFNCSGRGDKDVQTVAKYLGQEFS
- a CDS encoding HEAT repeat domain-containing protein, producing MPDLEKIARQLESPNSKDRLLALTSLRQVAPEDAVPLIKKVLNDEILPVRSMAVFALGVKPTEECFPLLIDLLATDPDYGIRADAAGALGYLNDIRAFEHLVRAFYEDDNWLVRFSAAVSLGNLQDIRAKELLMEALDSEEVILQQAAIAALGEIKATEAVDKILTFAGSEDWLIRQRLAEALGNLKTEKSISALKFLAKDIHPQVKEAAEISLKRLEEN
- a CDS encoding GTP-binding protein, with product MSKKEAKNKTELEQTLFSFEEITAELNYRQAQNSLRDVISNIDLTAEEQAGLESEIDRLSFMLDKLEHSVVQIAAFGMVGRGKSSVLNALVGQNIFPTGALHGVTRSIDTINWHLTPEQIAETSENLQRLIIPGKAGQIQLIDTPGIDEVNGEAREALACDLAKRVDLILFMVSGDITQVEYRALAKLREAGKPMLLVFNKIDQYPQADRLAIYQKIKEERVKELISPDEIIMVAASPIEVRGIKDKAGKIKVQRILGKPQVASLQLKILELLHREGKSLVALNSMLFADEVNEQLLQRKLAIRDQAANELINKGIMVKAMAIALNPVTAIDLFSGAIIDVGIIISLSRLYGITMTQSGAVKLLKSIALSMGGISASELLATLGLSSLKGILGLAIPATGGLSLAPYLSVAIAQGGVGGVSSYAIGQITKTYLANGASWGEQSPKVVVQKILDSLDEESILNRIKSELKARLTNRLKSN
- a CDS encoding M61 family metallopeptidase; this translates as MTEATATRQPQPTQKKATLFYQVAMSQPASHLFEVSLQVKNWQSTSLDLKMPVWTPGSYLVREYARHVQDFVAQDSNKQNLTCQKISKNHWQVATKDCSEITVSYRIFANELTVRTNHLDATHGYFNGAALFFYVPGLEQQPITVKIITPQSDWQVTTTLPKIEAETNTFVAPDFDTLVDTPVEVGTQQVHSFEVLNKPHSLAIWSEGNANPEQIIADTKKIIEVEAEMFGGLPYEQYLFLLHLSGSGYGGLEHKDSCTLNYPRFGFRDREKYERFMQLVAHEFFHLWNVKRIRPKALEVFDYDAENYTTSLWFCEGTTSYYDLLIPLRAGIYNRQTCLKNLSKDLTKYLNTQGRKVQPLGESSYDAWIKLYRRDANSDNNQISYYLKGQFVSLLLDLIIRAKHNNKRSLDNVMQLMWQRFGQDEIGFSETQLREVIAEVAEENLDDFFSRYIETTVELPLDDYFEPFGLYLKAITESDTPYIGIKVQSENNREIIKFVAAESPASKAGIDADDELLAINGIKVTAESLNERLKDHQVKDTIEITVFHQDRLKTLPVTLSESQPSRYEVAVKSNLSEVQQQNLTGWLGEQ
- a CDS encoding CHAT domain-containing protein, whose translation is MSSKLRQRYLLLFVFAIVGLSTSLVFDLYQIPAVLATTYEQTVVTSKSAEKLEAEGKYFYSLSQFAHALKLWHQAELIYADSEDSLSQARILSNLALAYSQLNNWQQSTAKITASLQLLNQKPEINSPEHIRALAQVFNNQGIIQLSQGKVEQAIATWSQAKVNYEESGNDLGVIRASINQASAFKQLGLYYRAVKTLAEVKKRLAQEPDSLLKATGLRSYGDILRLVGQNNQSKQILERSLAIAAKINAPEEEVKTLLALGNSYQPESQKALKKYQQGLEICRQQPNCLRTDLPLQIYLAQINLLSKTRSWQRSQELIPTIQAEFNQLPNSRTNINQKINFAYNLVELRHISSSKAITNKVPTFSAIEQFLVNTLQQAKALDYIKAQSYILGLQGQIEEDRDWQNAQKYTQQALVLAQDLNAPEIIYLWQWQLGRINRALGNRSQAIAYYSQAVEMLQSLSQDLVAINPDIQYSFSSSVEPVYRELVSLLLEAEPGKEVSQANLEGGRKVIESLQLAELNNFFREACLDAQAVNIESIDAQAAVIYPIILSDRLEVILSLPHKPLKHYQADISQVELEKIIAQLRHNIVVRSRRNFYSPASKLYDLLIRPALEDLANSQIKTLVFVPDGAFRSIPLGALYDGQKFLIEDYSIALTPGLQLLAPHPLEQVKLKTIIAGLTKSRQGFSALNYVESELKEIGNMVDGVTLLNQNFTAKALQQEIKFTDYPIVHIATHGQFSSTLEDTFLLTWNKRININELDSILQTRNPSQDNAIELLVLSACETASGDKRAALGLAGMAVRAGARSTLATLWSVNDRATSKLMSEFYHELADKKLPKADAVRQAQLSLLHSSWYKHPFYWAPYVLLGNWL
- a CDS encoding fatty acid desaturase; the encoded protein is MTATLPASPKSLKSTQLDDNIKLRDIINTLPKEVFIKNPRKTWSKLVINVLCVAVGYWTVAVSPWYLLPVAWIFLGTSLQGFFVIAHDCGHRSFSNRIWVNDLVGHVMTLPIIYPFHAWRILHNYHHKHTNKLDVDNAWAPFTPETYDNCSSTIQWLYRRMRGWFWGFGSIIHWAKLHFIWSKFEGKQREQVRLSVLVVLIGGGIVYSTLFITTGFVGLVKFWLMPWLVYHFWMSTFTMFHHTMPEIPFKAENEWNEARAQLSGTVNCKYPWWVEFLCHDINVHIPHHLTTGIPWYNLRLAHDSLVENWGDYLYPDCTFNWELIQKVTKDCHLYEEKNNYQSIEKYCSSKSTI